One genomic window of Benincasa hispida cultivar B227 unplaced genomic scaffold, ASM972705v1 Contig557, whole genome shotgun sequence includes the following:
- the LOC120069722 gene encoding probable serine/threonine-protein kinase At1g01540 isoform X2: MKILTSFPNPSASKTPSPSSSKPSRTPYSISLILFHTMPFNSSFVPLWLSSRTALGVKRWVLILTSVFVFLLFAFILAFIFHVSCRGRRRNRNRRNDDREAAISAEVLPEMDMKVKKGSDHQFSRQGSLTTQHSIVTDWEYSAGRYSPAAFTDRRRWSTFALEEIALATNGFSEENTISIEDFSVDYYGNLADDTKVIVKIFNANNSFGDNEFIREAERIRHISHKNLVNLLGYCTQGIANNRMFVYENLDNGNLHQWLHGCSQKPFSPLTWSIRMNIIQGIAKGLAYLHEDVEPQILHGRLKSSCILLDQHWNPKIANFGLVELLLLEYSPGSLVGETYESLENGSISPFTDQKNDVYSFGILLMEMITGRAPVESNQSQPDLTEWVKSMIGNQQAFETVDSKLEEKPASKQLKRMLLIALRCVDPDIQHRPTMGQILLMLQPHDLLLSDGRHIGMSEFL; encoded by the exons ATGAAGATCTTAACTTCCTTCCCTAATCCTTCCGCTTCAAAAACTCCATCGCCTTCTTCCTCCAAACCTTCCAGAACTCCATATTCCATCTCTCTCATTCTCTTTCACACCATGCCATTCAACTCATCTTTCGTTCCATTATGGCTGTCCAGCCGAACCGCATTGGGAGTGAAACGATGGGTTCTGATTCTTACTTCTgttttcgtttttcttctttttgcttTCATTCTTGCTTTCATTTTTCACGTCTCTTGTCGTGGGCGGAGGCGGAATCGGAACCGTCGAAACGATGATCGTGAAGCTGCGATTTCGGCCGAAGTTCTTCCGGAGATGGACATGAAGGTAAAGAAGGGCTCCGATCATCAATTTTCACGCCAGGGTAGTCTGACTACTCAGCATAGTATTGTCACAGATTGGGAGTATTCCGCCGGCCGATACTCCCCGGCGGCGTTTACGGACCGGCGGAGATGGAGCACATTTGCGCTGGAAGAGATTGCTTTGGCGACAAATGGATTCAGCGAAGAGAATACCATTAGCATCGAAGATTTCAGTGTCGATTACTACGGAAATTTGGCCGATGATACAAAAGTGATTGTTAAGATATTCAATGCAAATAACAG TTTTGGAGACAACGAGTTCATCAGAGAAGCAGAGAGAATTCGGCATATTAGCCATAAAAATCTGGTCAATTTGCTTGGATACTGCACCCAGGGAATTGCTAATAATAG GAtgtttgtttatgaaaatttGGATAATGGGAATTTGCATCAATGGCTTCATGGATGTTCACAGAAACCCTTTAGCCCTCTGACATGGTCCATTAGGATGAACATTATTCAAGGAATTGCCAAAGG ATTAGCATATCTTCATGAAGATGTGGAACCACAAATTCTTCATGGCAGGCTAAAATCCAGCTGCATATTACTTGATCAGCATTGGAATCCCAAGATTGCCAATTTTGGTCTAGTTGAGCTTTTGCTTTTGGAGTACTCGCCTGGATCTTTGGTTGGAGAAAC GTATGAATCTCTCGAGAATGGATCAATTAGTCCATTCACAGATCAGAAGAATGATGTTTATAGCTTTGGTATACTTCTCATGGAGATGATAACTGGAAGAGCTCCTGTGGAGTCCAATCAATCACAA CCAGATTTGACAGAGTGGGTGAAATCAATGATAGGGAATCAACAGGCATTTGAAACAGTTGATTCCAAATTGGAAGAAAAACCAGCCTCAAAGCAACTTAAACGGATGCTTTTAATTGCTCTTCGCTGTGTTGATCCAGACATACAGCACAGACCCACTATGGGCCAAATCCTTCTCATGCTTCAGCCTCACGACCTTTTACTCTCTGAT GGCCGTCATATCGGAATGAGTGAGTTCTTGTAA
- the LOC120069722 gene encoding probable serine/threonine-protein kinase At1g01540 isoform X1 has product MKILTSFPNPSASKTPSPSSSKPSRTPYSISLILFHTMPFNSSFVPLWLSSRTALGVKRWVLILTSVFVFLLFAFILAFIFHVSCRGRRRNRNRRNDDREAAISAEVLPEMDMKVKKGSDHQFSRQGSLTTQHSIVTDWEYSAGRYSPAAFTDRRRWSTFALEEIALATNGFSEENTISIEDFSVDYYGNLADDTKVIVKIFNANNSFGDNEFIREAERIRHISHKNLVNLLGYCTQGIANNRMFVYENLDNGNLHQWLHGCSQKPFSPLTWSIRMNIIQGIAKGLAYLHEDVEPQILHGRLKSSCILLDQHWNPKIANFGLVELLLLEYSPGSLVGETYESLENGSISPFTDQKNDVYSFGILLMEMITGRAPVESNQSQPDLTEWVKSMIGNQQAFETVDSKLEEKPASKQLKRMLLIALRCVDPDIQHRPTMGQILLMLQPHDLLLSDVRIYKHPLSTFIHIYIHSYTYICILCIYYIHSYTYRYLHKYIY; this is encoded by the exons ATGAAGATCTTAACTTCCTTCCCTAATCCTTCCGCTTCAAAAACTCCATCGCCTTCTTCCTCCAAACCTTCCAGAACTCCATATTCCATCTCTCTCATTCTCTTTCACACCATGCCATTCAACTCATCTTTCGTTCCATTATGGCTGTCCAGCCGAACCGCATTGGGAGTGAAACGATGGGTTCTGATTCTTACTTCTgttttcgtttttcttctttttgcttTCATTCTTGCTTTCATTTTTCACGTCTCTTGTCGTGGGCGGAGGCGGAATCGGAACCGTCGAAACGATGATCGTGAAGCTGCGATTTCGGCCGAAGTTCTTCCGGAGATGGACATGAAGGTAAAGAAGGGCTCCGATCATCAATTTTCACGCCAGGGTAGTCTGACTACTCAGCATAGTATTGTCACAGATTGGGAGTATTCCGCCGGCCGATACTCCCCGGCGGCGTTTACGGACCGGCGGAGATGGAGCACATTTGCGCTGGAAGAGATTGCTTTGGCGACAAATGGATTCAGCGAAGAGAATACCATTAGCATCGAAGATTTCAGTGTCGATTACTACGGAAATTTGGCCGATGATACAAAAGTGATTGTTAAGATATTCAATGCAAATAACAG TTTTGGAGACAACGAGTTCATCAGAGAAGCAGAGAGAATTCGGCATATTAGCCATAAAAATCTGGTCAATTTGCTTGGATACTGCACCCAGGGAATTGCTAATAATAG GAtgtttgtttatgaaaatttGGATAATGGGAATTTGCATCAATGGCTTCATGGATGTTCACAGAAACCCTTTAGCCCTCTGACATGGTCCATTAGGATGAACATTATTCAAGGAATTGCCAAAGG ATTAGCATATCTTCATGAAGATGTGGAACCACAAATTCTTCATGGCAGGCTAAAATCCAGCTGCATATTACTTGATCAGCATTGGAATCCCAAGATTGCCAATTTTGGTCTAGTTGAGCTTTTGCTTTTGGAGTACTCGCCTGGATCTTTGGTTGGAGAAAC GTATGAATCTCTCGAGAATGGATCAATTAGTCCATTCACAGATCAGAAGAATGATGTTTATAGCTTTGGTATACTTCTCATGGAGATGATAACTGGAAGAGCTCCTGTGGAGTCCAATCAATCACAA CCAGATTTGACAGAGTGGGTGAAATCAATGATAGGGAATCAACAGGCATTTGAAACAGTTGATTCCAAATTGGAAGAAAAACCAGCCTCAAAGCAACTTAAACGGATGCTTTTAATTGCTCTTCGCTGTGTTGATCCAGACATACAGCACAGACCCACTATGGGCCAAATCCTTCTCATGCTTCAGCCTCACGACCTTTTACTCTCTGATGTACGTATTTACAAACATCCACTCTCTacatttatacatatatatattcattcatACACATACATATGCATTTTATgcatatattatattcattcataCACATACAGATACTtgcacaaatatatatattga